In Planctobacterium marinum, the DNA window CAAGTGCTTTTTGGATGCTTCGACGCCCATCGTGGATACTGTTTCATCTTTTCCGATAATACGGCGTTCTTTGATACCCGTCCTGTCAGTAATCCATTCGTCGGTGGTATCCACCATTTTTTCAAGGTCAGTATTAGTCCTGACTTCACTGGGATAATAACTTCCGGTGCCAATAATTCTTGAATACATTTATTCTGCCTTATTCACGAGCGCATGGTTTATTTTGCTTTGAATCTTGTCAGGAACTTGCCTTTCGACTTCCTTCATTGCTTCCTGAATTGCGTACATGAATGCATCTTCAGTAGCATTGCCATGACTCTTTACTACAATGCCGCGCAATCCTATCAAACTGGCGCCGTTATACTGGTCGGGGTTCACCCTGTTATAGATCTTTTTTAGTACCGGACGAGCAATAAATGACAACATTTTGGTCCAGATATTTTTTGTTGCTGCTTTTTTGGCTTCTCTGGCGATGAACTTTGCCAGTCCTTCTGACGCTTTTAGCACCACGTTGCCCACAAAACCATCGGTAACGATCACATCTACACTGGCGTTAAACAAGGCATCGCCTTCAACGTAACCCACATAGTTTATGTCCTTATTCGCAAGTAGTAATTTGTTGGCTTCTTTAACAATGGCATTGCCTTTATTTTGTTCAACCCCGACGTTGACCAAGGCGACCTTAGGTTGCTTGACTCCCTCAACGGTTTCAGCCATCACAGATCCCATCACAGCGAATTGATACAAGGCGTTGGCATCTTGAGTAACATTGGCACCGAGATCTAATAAAAATACACGCTTTTTGTTGTTTCCGGGAATGGTAGAGATTAATGCGGGCCTTTTCACGCCATCCAATGGTCTGAGTAAAAACAGAGATAAGGCCAATAACGCACCGGTATTTCCGGCACTAACACAAGCGTCCGCTTCACCAGCTTGAACAGCCTTTAGGGCTCGTCCCATAGTGGAGTCTTGTTTGTAGCGCAGGGCCGACGTAGGCGCCTCATCCATACTGATTTGTGTTGTAACATCAACGATAGAAATTCGGTTTTTAACGTCTGGAGGTAAGCCATATAAATGGGGACGTATAGCGGATTCTGGTCCAAATAGTTTTAAGTTTAGATGGGCATAGTTGCGGCAAGCGCGAATAGAGGCAGGCAAAGTAATAGAGGGGCCGTTATCGCCCCCCATTACATCGACCGCAAGTCGAATATCAGTCAAGCTGATACCTTACTTTTCGATGACCTTTTTACCTTTGTAAAAGCCATCTGCAGTCACGTGGTGACGACGGTGAGTCTCACCTGATGTAGCATCAATAGACAGTGTCGCACCGCTTAATGCATCATGTGAACGACGCATACCA includes these proteins:
- the rpmF gene encoding 50S ribosomal protein L32; protein product: MAVQQNRKTRSKRGMRRSHDALSGATLSIDATSGETHRRHHVTADGFYKGKKVIEK
- the plsX gene encoding phosphate acyltransferase PlsX; the protein is MTDIRLAVDVMGGDNGPSITLPASIRACRNYAHLNLKLFGPESAIRPHLYGLPPDVKNRISIVDVTTQISMDEAPTSALRYKQDSTMGRALKAVQAGEADACVSAGNTGALLALSLFLLRPLDGVKRPALISTIPGNNKKRVFLLDLGANVTQDANALYQFAVMGSVMAETVEGVKQPKVALVNVGVEQNKGNAIVKEANKLLLANKDINYVGYVEGDALFNASVDVIVTDGFVGNVVLKASEGLAKFIAREAKKAATKNIWTKMLSFIARPVLKKIYNRVNPDQYNGASLIGLRGIVVKSHGNATEDAFMYAIQEAMKEVERQVPDKIQSKINHALVNKAE